Proteins encoded by one window of Ulvibacter sp. MAR_2010_11:
- a CDS encoding BatD family protein, with the protein MRMYDVQYKDVYLEIARRSFFKYLLSFIFCLSSFLSLSQVSSSIDSTQIKIGEELKYTIQVQADTTDLVVFPEGQTFLPLEVIESYKIDTTYEQAKYRLIKRYGLTQFDSGAYTIPPQRVFINEKQFATDSIKVEVRDVAVDTTKQKMFNIKPAIEVESPPFDFLKLLYWLLPILLLLGILGYVLFRRKKRKEAEEKQLPPYEEAIVALKKLDSSDLLKHHKSKEYYSQLTEIVKRYLDREVDDAALESTSDELIARLQLHKDAGHFDFDTETIRHLDQILKRADLVKFAKMQQDAGQAEADRKTIEEIITETHEVIPEPSEEELLLNEEYLRTQRLKKRNKRILLGVVSGVLVILLVGGIFTATRGWSYVKDNLIGHPTKDLLEGTWVRSEYGVPAIIVETPKVLVRTPMNISEEGQQITLSNDLFQYGSLLDKFYILLNVATYQEGVELDFDVISEGILKSLEQEGATNIIVKKESFSTDKGVEGEKIYGEFDFAKPSENGNSERMDYEILLFKKGQSLQVVGIYFRKDDAYAAKVKERVINSVEIEVSESKKG; encoded by the coding sequence ATGAGGATGTATGATGTACAATATAAAGATGTTTATTTGGAAATAGCGCGCCGCTCTTTTTTCAAATATCTCCTGTCTTTTATCTTTTGTCTTTCCTCTTTTCTCTCTCTTTCCCAAGTAAGTTCCTCCATAGATTCCACGCAGATTAAAATTGGAGAAGAACTTAAATACACCATTCAGGTGCAGGCTGATACCACAGATCTTGTGGTCTTTCCCGAAGGACAAACTTTTTTGCCTCTGGAAGTTATCGAATCCTATAAAATAGATACCACTTACGAGCAAGCCAAGTACCGTCTTATTAAAAGATATGGATTGACGCAGTTCGATTCGGGAGCGTATACCATTCCACCACAACGTGTTTTTATTAATGAAAAACAGTTTGCAACCGATTCTATTAAAGTTGAGGTGCGTGACGTTGCCGTAGACACCACCAAACAGAAAATGTTCAATATAAAACCGGCGATTGAGGTTGAAAGTCCGCCCTTCGATTTTCTGAAATTGTTGTACTGGTTGTTGCCGATTTTACTGTTACTGGGAATTTTGGGATATGTTTTATTCCGCAGAAAAAAAAGAAAAGAAGCCGAAGAAAAACAACTGCCACCTTACGAAGAAGCGATTGTTGCTTTAAAAAAGCTGGACAGTTCAGACCTGCTGAAACATCACAAATCGAAAGAATACTATTCTCAGCTAACCGAAATTGTAAAACGATATTTAGACAGAGAGGTAGACGACGCTGCTTTAGAAAGTACCAGTGATGAACTCATCGCTCGCTTACAATTACATAAGGACGCCGGACATTTTGATTTCGATACTGAAACGATTCGTCATTTAGATCAGATTCTAAAACGCGCCGATTTGGTAAAATTTGCCAAGATGCAGCAAGACGCCGGGCAGGCGGAGGCCGACAGAAAAACCATTGAAGAAATTATCACTGAAACACATGAAGTGATTCCGGAACCTTCGGAAGAAGAACTGTTGTTGAACGAAGAATACCTGAGAACACAACGTCTTAAAAAGCGTAACAAGCGCATACTCCTTGGAGTTGTTTCGGGAGTGCTGGTTATTTTACTTGTGGGAGGAATTTTCACTGCAACCCGAGGCTGGTCCTATGTAAAAGACAACCTTATTGGCCATCCTACTAAAGATCTTTTAGAAGGCACATGGGTGCGAAGCGAGTACGGCGTTCCTGCGATTATTGTAGAAACTCCAAAAGTGCTGGTGCGTACACCTATGAATATCTCGGAAGAAGGGCAGCAAATAACACTTTCAAACGATTTGTTTCAGTATGGAAGTCTGTTGGACAAATTTTACATTCTCTTAAATGTTGCGACATATCAGGAAGGAGTCGAATTGGATTTTGATGTGATTTCGGAAGGGATTTTAAAATCACTAGAGCAGGAAGGCGCCACCAATATAATTGTTAAAAAGGAATCCTTTTCAACAGACAAAGGAGTGGAGGGAGAAAAAATATACGGAGAATTCGATTTCGCGAAGCCTTCAGAGAATGGAAATAGTGAAAGAATGGACTATGAAATATTATTGTTTAAAAAGGGACAATCGCTTCAGGTGGTGGGAATATATTTCAGAAAAGACGATGCCTATGCGGCTAAGGTAAAAGAAAGAGTAATTAATTCGGTTGAAATAGAAGTTTCAGAAAGTAAGAAAGGCTAA
- a CDS encoding tetratricopeptide repeat protein encodes MNAQNKMVLRSLVFVSEMVTKRIALLVILLASVGAVAQNDKEQKKLLKESMEYLSDASENLQENNFPIAEADYRKAIDRNPVDETGKYNLGNAYYNKALNAEAMRRFQQAASVATTKPEKHKAFHNLGNTYMNSKQYQEAVEAYKNALRNNPADDETRYNLALAKKMLEEQQKNGGGDDDNKEENKDNKDQEDKENKDDKGKDKESDEGKDKENEDKGDQKDENKEGDNKEDKGKPEEKKDGESEKEKPQQQQPVPGQLSPQQIQNLLEAMNNEEKKVQDKVNATKQKGAKVKSNKDW; translated from the coding sequence ATGAACGCACAGAATAAAATGGTATTGAGAAGCTTAGTTTTTGTTTCTGAAATGGTTACGAAGCGTATTGCCTTGCTTGTAATACTATTGGCTTCGGTGGGAGCGGTGGCTCAGAATGACAAGGAACAAAAGAAATTACTGAAAGAATCGATGGAATATCTAAGTGATGCTTCAGAAAATCTTCAGGAAAATAATTTCCCTATTGCCGAAGCCGATTACAGAAAGGCCATCGACAGAAATCCCGTAGATGAGACCGGAAAATACAATCTGGGGAACGCCTATTACAACAAGGCATTAAATGCCGAAGCGATGCGTCGCTTTCAACAGGCAGCTTCGGTTGCAACTACCAAACCCGAAAAACACAAGGCATTTCATAATTTGGGAAACACCTATATGAATTCCAAGCAATATCAGGAAGCGGTAGAGGCGTATAAGAATGCCTTGCGCAACAATCCTGCAGACGATGAAACTCGTTACAATTTAGCCCTTGCCAAAAAAATGCTCGAAGAACAGCAAAAGAACGGTGGAGGCGACGACGACAATAAGGAGGAGAACAAAGACAATAAGGATCAGGAAGACAAGGAAAATAAGGACGATAAAGGGAAAGACAAGGAGAGCGACGAGGGTAAGGATAAGGAAAACGAAGACAAGGGCGACCAGAAGGACGAGAATAAAGAAGGCGACAATAAGGAGGACAAAGGAAAGCCTGAAGAGAAAAAGGATGGAGAAAGTGAGAAAGAAAAGCCGCAGCAGCAGCAACCCGTTCCGGGACAATTATCTCCTCAGCAGATTCAGAATTTGCTGGAAGCTATGAACAACGAAGAGAAAAAAGTGCAGGATAAAGTGAATGCCACAAAACAAAAAGGCGCAAAAGTAAAATCGAATAAAGACTGGTAA
- a CDS encoding SH3 domain-containing protein, which produces MKKIVFLLTFLSALSGFAQNDALFEQGKELYKSEKYNEALASWMKILNSKEHSAALYFNLGNAHYKLNQIGPSIYYYEKALQLAPNDSDIQNNLAFAENARIDTIEPLPQTIFTRWYKGISGVLTYDGWAIATTVCSILFVILFLLYYFSASEQKKRLLFTSSIVSICVLLFSLVMAFKTYDDFIKNRSAIIFSERTEVKSEPTLGSEVAFVLHEGTKVQILEQDDQWYRIELADGKDGWLPATELKEL; this is translated from the coding sequence ATGAAAAAAATTGTTTTTTTATTGACATTTCTAAGTGCTCTTTCAGGGTTTGCTCAAAACGACGCGCTTTTCGAGCAGGGAAAAGAATTATATAAAAGCGAAAAATACAACGAAGCACTTGCCAGCTGGATGAAAATCCTCAACAGTAAGGAACACTCGGCAGCCTTGTATTTTAATCTGGGAAATGCACATTATAAGCTAAATCAGATAGGACCCAGTATTTATTATTATGAAAAGGCATTGCAATTGGCACCCAACGATTCCGACATTCAAAACAATCTGGCCTTTGCCGAAAATGCCCGAATAGATACCATAGAGCCTTTACCCCAAACCATTTTTACCCGGTGGTATAAAGGAATATCGGGGGTGCTCACCTACGATGGGTGGGCGATTGCCACAACTGTTTGCTCCATTCTCTTTGTTATCCTCTTTTTATTGTATTATTTCTCTGCTTCGGAACAGAAAAAGCGACTGCTGTTTACAAGTTCTATTGTAAGCATTTGTGTATTGTTATTTTCATTGGTGATGGCATTTAAGACCTACGATGACTTTATAAAAAACCGCTCTGCTATAATTTTTTCTGAAAGAACCGAAGTAAAAAGTGAACCTACGCTGGGAAGTGAAGTTGCCTTCGTTTTGCACGAGGGAACTAAGGTTCAGATTCTCGAGCAAGACGATCAATGGTACCGAATAGAACTGGCCGACGGGAAAGATGGGTGGCTTCCCGCAACCGAATTAAAAGAACTGTAA
- the pheS gene encoding phenylalanine--tRNA ligase subunit alpha produces the protein MIDKIKKHIAEVEAFASNKKEEIESFRIKYLGKKGLLNDFFTEFKNVPNEQKKEFGQVVNTLKNAAQEKVNSLKAVLDASEESKGAYGDLTRPGEPIALGSRHPISIVKNKIISTFSRIGFNVSEGPEIEDDWHNFTALNLPEYHPARDMQDTFFIQTNPDVLLRTHTSSVQVRYMENNKPPIRTISPGRVYRNEAISARSHCFFHQVEGLYVDKGVSFADLKQTLQYFTTEMFGKSKIRLRPSYFPFTEPSAEVDVYWGLETETDYKMTKGTGWLEIMGCGMVDPNVLENCGIDSTEYSGFAFGMGIDRIALLLHQIPDIRMFSENDIRFLNQFKSVD, from the coding sequence ATGATAGACAAAATAAAAAAGCACATTGCCGAAGTGGAAGCATTCGCTTCCAACAAGAAAGAGGAAATAGAATCCTTCCGAATTAAGTATTTGGGAAAAAAGGGATTGCTGAACGATTTCTTTACCGAATTTAAAAATGTTCCTAATGAACAGAAGAAGGAATTCGGCCAGGTGGTGAATACACTTAAAAATGCTGCGCAGGAGAAAGTAAACTCATTAAAAGCAGTGTTGGATGCTTCCGAAGAATCCAAAGGAGCTTATGGCGATCTTACTCGTCCCGGGGAACCAATTGCTCTCGGCTCTCGCCATCCAATTTCAATTGTAAAAAATAAAATTATTTCAACCTTTTCAAGAATCGGGTTTAACGTTTCTGAGGGTCCCGAAATTGAAGACGACTGGCATAATTTTACAGCGTTAAACTTACCGGAATATCACCCGGCACGGGACATGCAGGATACTTTTTTTATTCAAACAAACCCTGACGTTTTACTTCGTACGCATACCTCTTCCGTACAGGTACGTTATATGGAAAACAACAAACCACCCATTAGAACTATCTCTCCGGGACGTGTGTATAGAAATGAAGCCATTTCGGCACGTTCACATTGCTTTTTCCATCAGGTGGAAGGTTTGTATGTGGATAAAGGAGTAAGCTTTGCCGATTTAAAACAAACCCTTCAGTATTTCACTACCGAAATGTTCGGAAAGTCAAAAATAAGATTGCGTCCTTCCTATTTTCCGTTTACCGAGCCCAGCGCAGAAGTAGACGTGTATTGGGGTTTAGAGACCGAAACCGACTACAAAATGACCAAGGGAACCGGTTGGCTTGAAATCATGGGATGCGGAATGGTAGACCCCAATGTATTAGAGAACTGCGGAATTGATTCTACAGAGTATTCCGGCTTTGCATTTGGAATGGGAATTGATCGAATTGCACTCCTTCTGCATCAAATTCCGGATATCAGAATGTTTAGTGAAAACGATATTCGCTTTTTAAATCAGTTTAAAAGCGTCGATTAA
- a CDS encoding CvpA family protein → MNTVDIALGIILLIGFYAGFKNGLFVSLASLIGLIAGAYGALYFSSYAGGFISKWFDWSAQTSQLVGFAVTFVIILFLISMAGKLLTRIADFAMLGIINKLLGGVFNAITYAFIISVVFMFVNASSTLSGYVISEEKKAESYLYAPVASLAPIVLPHILKEVDRIETEKDEAEEIPE, encoded by the coding sequence ATGAACACAGTAGACATTGCTTTGGGAATTATTTTATTGATAGGATTTTACGCAGGATTCAAAAACGGGCTGTTTGTATCACTCGCCTCGCTTATAGGTTTGATAGCCGGTGCTTACGGCGCATTGTATTTTTCGAGCTATGCAGGAGGCTTTATTTCAAAATGGTTCGATTGGAGTGCTCAAACATCGCAATTAGTTGGTTTTGCCGTAACCTTTGTAATTATATTATTTCTTATTTCAATGGCGGGAAAATTACTTACCCGAATAGCAGATTTTGCCATGCTGGGCATTATCAATAAATTGCTGGGGGGTGTTTTTAATGCAATCACCTACGCGTTTATTATTAGTGTGGTTTTTATGTTCGTGAATGCGTCTTCCACTTTGAGCGGATATGTTATTTCTGAAGAAAAGAAAGCCGAATCCTACCTATATGCCCCGGTTGCTTCGTTGGCACCCATTGTACTCCCACATATTCTAAAAGAAGTCGATCGAATCGAAACTGAAAAAGACGAGGCGGAAGAAATCCCGGAATAA
- a CDS encoding VWA domain-containing protein, with translation MYQLEEPIYFYLLAAIPVVVLLFFLVVLWKRTAQKRFADSELLKKLSPNKSVFKPLLKLLVICLAIAGLSFALVNPKIGTKLETVKREGVDVVFALDVSKSMLAEDIAPNRLEKSKQLITQIINSLAGDRIGIIGYAGSAFPQVPITTDFSSAKLFLANMNTDMVSSQGTAINEAIQMAETYYNDEEQTNRVLFIISDGEDHEGNISGIAEEAASKGIKIFTIGVGTVEGGPIPIKRNGTLQYYKRDENNEQVITRLGEATLKEIAAEADGEYINGGNTKEVVETVTAILNGMDKKEFEAKQFTDFKDQFQWFLAGALFLLVLDVFLLERKTGWLKKLNLFNERTE, from the coding sequence GTGTATCAATTAGAAGAACCCATATATTTTTATCTACTTGCAGCCATCCCGGTGGTGGTCTTGCTGTTCTTCTTAGTGGTGCTTTGGAAGCGAACCGCACAGAAACGTTTTGCCGATTCGGAATTGCTTAAAAAGCTAAGTCCGAACAAGTCGGTTTTTAAACCTCTTTTAAAGCTTTTGGTAATTTGTTTGGCAATTGCGGGGCTGAGTTTTGCATTGGTAAACCCTAAAATTGGCACCAAATTGGAAACGGTAAAACGAGAAGGAGTAGATGTAGTTTTTGCCTTGGATGTGTCCAAAAGTATGCTTGCTGAAGACATTGCACCAAACCGTCTTGAGAAATCGAAGCAGTTAATCACTCAAATTATAAACAGTCTTGCCGGAGATCGAATTGGCATCATAGGGTACGCAGGCAGTGCTTTTCCGCAGGTTCCCATTACTACCGATTTTTCTTCCGCCAAACTCTTTTTGGCGAATATGAATACCGATATGGTGTCTTCGCAGGGAACTGCCATCAATGAAGCCATACAAATGGCCGAGACCTATTATAACGACGAAGAGCAAACCAATAGAGTTTTATTTATCATCAGCGACGGAGAAGATCACGAAGGAAATATTAGCGGCATTGCCGAGGAAGCCGCTTCCAAAGGCATTAAAATTTTTACCATTGGAGTGGGAACTGTTGAAGGTGGCCCTATTCCCATAAAGCGAAATGGAACTCTTCAGTATTACAAAAGAGACGAAAATAACGAACAGGTAATTACGCGCTTGGGAGAAGCTACTTTAAAGGAAATTGCTGCCGAAGCCGATGGCGAATATATAAACGGAGGCAATACAAAAGAGGTTGTGGAAACCGTGACTGCCATTCTAAACGGCATGGATAAAAAGGAATTTGAAGCCAAGCAGTTTACAGATTTTAAGGATCAATTTCAGTGGTTTTTGGCCGGGGCATTATTTTTGCTGGTGCTGGATGTATTCCTGTTGGAACGAAAGACCGGTTGGTTGAAAAAATTAAACTTATTTAATGAACGCACAGAATAA
- a CDS encoding BatD family protein: MKLKHFIYVLFFIASCGAMQAQIQFEAKLSKKRLGINERLRVDFEMNQDGDNFNPPDFRGFRVVGGPNQAISNSYINGRRSYSKTYSYFLSPQSRGKFTIGQATIEIEGQTYKTNPIEVEITAAVEQPKDENNAEYVASENVHLVAEVSNSNPYLNEAITVVYKMYVSHDVSITSSWREIDTPKYADFWSQNIDNQGNFKIYEGEFKGENYRYVILRTTVLYPQKTGELNIEPLTLDVPIDVQGNKRDIFGRRLMTRVNKTISAGNRTITVKPLPTEGRPDNFNGAVGSFQFNVTTNKTTLDAGEALEMAIKVSGEGNIKLFDLPTVKLPSSLEMYEPERSENVRTNRTGMAGDITEKYTIVPQFKGNYPIRPIPFSYFDPKTEKYNTISSNEIILNVVNGPVTSENSTTSNNSDSKKAVVLSKEQFKYIKLNAELQSKSHEPFFKSVLFWSLLGGPLLLIPIFIIVGKKRDKRLADYEGNRLRKADRMAKKYLSEAKKNMANKATFYEALERALHNYLKAKLNIETSEMAKDRIAVLLEEREVSGANIQQFTNLLKSCEFARYTPASNVTIQQDYNKAVETIAAIDKQIQ, encoded by the coding sequence ATGAAGTTGAAGCATTTCATATATGTCCTGTTTTTTATTGCAAGCTGCGGAGCAATGCAGGCGCAGATTCAGTTTGAAGCCAAACTGAGCAAAAAGCGTCTGGGCATTAACGAACGCTTACGGGTAGATTTTGAAATGAATCAGGACGGGGATAATTTTAATCCGCCCGATTTTCGGGGATTCCGGGTTGTGGGTGGGCCCAATCAGGCAATTAGCAATTCGTATATCAACGGAAGAAGAAGCTATTCTAAAACTTATTCCTACTTTCTGTCACCGCAATCTCGCGGAAAATTCACCATTGGGCAGGCAACTATTGAAATTGAAGGTCAGACGTACAAGACCAATCCTATTGAAGTAGAGATTACTGCCGCTGTTGAACAACCCAAGGACGAAAACAATGCCGAATATGTTGCAAGTGAAAACGTACATCTTGTTGCCGAAGTATCCAATTCGAATCCTTATTTAAACGAGGCTATAACAGTAGTTTATAAAATGTATGTCTCGCATGATGTGAGTATTACCAGTAGCTGGCGAGAAATAGATACACCAAAATACGCCGATTTCTGGAGTCAGAATATCGACAATCAAGGAAATTTTAAGATTTATGAAGGCGAGTTTAAGGGCGAAAATTACAGGTATGTAATTTTACGCACCACGGTCTTGTATCCCCAAAAAACGGGGGAGTTAAACATTGAACCCCTTACTTTGGATGTGCCTATCGACGTACAGGGAAACAAAAGAGATATTTTTGGGCGAAGATTAATGACTAGGGTAAATAAGACTATTTCGGCCGGAAACCGAACCATTACGGTAAAACCGCTACCTACCGAAGGTCGCCCCGATAATTTTAACGGTGCAGTTGGATCATTTCAGTTTAATGTGACGACCAATAAAACTACTTTGGATGCGGGTGAGGCCTTAGAAATGGCGATCAAGGTATCGGGAGAAGGAAATATAAAACTCTTCGATTTACCCACGGTAAAATTGCCTTCCTCTTTGGAAATGTACGAGCCGGAACGCAGCGAAAATGTACGAACCAATCGTACCGGAATGGCGGGTGACATCACCGAAAAATATACCATTGTTCCGCAGTTTAAAGGGAATTATCCCATTCGACCTATCCCTTTTTCGTACTTCGATCCCAAAACCGAAAAATACAATACCATTTCTTCGAACGAAATTATTCTCAATGTTGTAAATGGACCTGTTACATCGGAAAATAGCACAACTTCCAATAATTCCGATTCAAAAAAAGCGGTTGTACTTTCCAAAGAACAATTTAAATATATCAAGCTAAACGCCGAACTGCAATCAAAATCGCACGAGCCCTTTTTTAAATCGGTTTTGTTCTGGAGTTTGTTGGGCGGACCGTTGTTGCTAATTCCAATATTTATTATAGTCGGGAAAAAGCGAGATAAGCGGTTGGCCGATTATGAAGGAAACCGACTTCGGAAAGCCGATAGAATGGCGAAGAAATATTTAAGTGAAGCCAAGAAGAACATGGCGAACAAAGCCACTTTTTATGAGGCTTTAGAACGGGCTTTACACAACTATTTAAAAGCCAAATTAAACATAGAAACCTCCGAAATGGCCAAAGACCGAATAGCTGTGCTGTTAGAGGAGCGGGAAGTTTCGGGAGCCAATATCCAACAATTTACAAATTTGTTGAAAAGCTGCGAATTTGCCCGCTATACACCGGCTTCCAATGTGACTATTCAACAGGATTACAATAAAGCAGTGGAGACCATTGCGGCAATTGACAAACAAATTCAGTAA
- a CDS encoding VWA domain-containing protein, whose translation MFENFEFVNPQFFWLFLTLPVLVLWYLWKRKQQTAALKISSTKGFKTKKNWLAGLRPLLFIFRLLALALIITAMARPRTVDESTRIKTTKGIDIVIAIDVSASMLARDLKPNRLEALKTVAARFINDRPNDRIGLVEYAGESYTKTPLTSDKSIVLSSLNSIQYNTVIEGGTAIGMGLATAVNRLKDSRAKSKIIILLTDGVNNSGFIDPKIASELAVEFGIKVYTIGLGTNGMAQSPIGIRQDGSFQYGSVQVEIDEALLKEIAKTTGGEYFRATSTSKLVEIYEEINKLEKTDIEEFKYRNYDEKFRPLVLLALVLLGIELLVKYTLFRSFI comes from the coding sequence ATGTTTGAGAATTTTGAATTTGTAAATCCGCAGTTCTTCTGGTTGTTTTTAACACTTCCGGTGCTGGTGCTATGGTATTTATGGAAGCGGAAACAGCAAACAGCGGCATTAAAAATTTCGAGTACCAAAGGCTTTAAAACCAAAAAGAATTGGCTGGCGGGATTACGACCGTTGTTGTTTATTTTCAGATTGTTGGCATTGGCTTTAATCATCACGGCCATGGCGCGCCCCAGAACGGTAGACGAGTCTACTCGAATTAAAACCACAAAAGGGATTGACATAGTTATCGCAATCGACGTTTCGGCAAGTATGTTGGCACGCGATTTAAAACCGAATAGGTTAGAGGCGTTAAAAACTGTTGCGGCCCGCTTTATAAACGACCGCCCTAACGACCGTATTGGCCTTGTTGAATACGCCGGAGAAAGTTATACAAAAACACCATTAACCAGTGACAAAAGCATAGTGCTTTCGTCTTTAAATAGTATTCAGTATAATACCGTTATTGAAGGAGGAACCGCCATTGGAATGGGACTCGCTACAGCTGTAAATAGACTGAAAGACAGTCGCGCCAAGAGCAAGATTATTATTCTGCTAACCGACGGGGTGAATAACAGCGGATTTATAGATCCGAAGATCGCGAGTGAGCTGGCTGTGGAATTTGGAATTAAAGTCTACACAATAGGCTTAGGAACCAACGGTATGGCGCAGTCACCCATTGGGATTAGACAGGATGGAAGTTTTCAGTACGGCAGTGTACAGGTAGAAATAGACGAAGCCTTGCTGAAGGAGATTGCCAAAACAACAGGAGGCGAATATTTTAGAGCCACAAGCACTTCCAAGTTGGTGGAAATTTACGAAGAGATAAACAAATTGGAAAAAACAGATATAGAAGAGTTTAAGTATCGTAATTACGACGAAAAATTCAGACCCCTGGTGCTGCTGGCACTTGTATTATTAGGAATTGAATTGTTGGTAAAGTATACGCTTTTCAGAAGTTTTATTTAA